CTCTTCGATGGAGACTTCGCAGGCGAAGAGGCGCGTGCCGGGGAGGAGGTGGCCTCCGACCGTCTTCCCCTGAGGGTCGCCGAGAAGGATATGGACGTGGACGAAGGGCGCCCCGTCGCGCATGCTGACGTTACCGGTCAGGCTGAGGATCTCCATTCCGCCCGGGAATTCCAGCGGATTGTACTTTTTGGTGTTCTGATCGTAGAAGGCAACGACCGCGTGCGTCGTCGCACCGATCGCCTGCACACGCCCCAGGGTGATATTCTCCCTCCGGACGATCTGAGTGAGCCCTTCGTAGAGGTCGGATCCGTAGGGAAGTTGGCCGAGGAAGATCCGTTTGGTGCGGTAGCCGCTCATCACTTGGGCATTCTTACAATCACTGTCATCCTGAGCACATTCGCTTCGCTCAGTGTAAACTCCGCGAAGGATCTTCTTTCCTGTCGGTCGAGATCCTTCGGTCGCTCCGCTCCCTCAGGATGACAAACTGGTGTGAGAGTCGGCATCCCGCTAATTGGTAAAGTTCAAACCTTCCTGGCCCGGAAGCGACTTGGTACGGCGCAGTTTGAAATGGGTGTACGCGAGCTCCGTCGCTTCGCGTCCGCGCGGGGTTCTTTTCAGGAAACCCTCCTGGATCAGGTAGGGCTCATAGACCTCTTCGATCGTCCCGGCCTCTTCTCCCACAGCGACCGCGAGCGTGCTCACGCCCACCGGCCCGCCGTTGTACTTCTCGACGAGCGCAAGGAGGATCCGCTTGTCCATCTCGTCGAGGCCGTGGTCGTCGACTTCCAGCATGCGAAGCGAGTACTCCGCAACGCCGAGGGTGATGACGTGCCCGTATTGCTTGAG
This is a stretch of genomic DNA from Bacteroidota bacterium. It encodes these proteins:
- a CDS encoding PPC domain-containing DNA-binding protein produces the protein MSGYRTKRIFLGQLPYGSDLYEGLTQIVRRENITLGRVQAIGATTHAVVAFYDQNTKKYNPLEFPGGMEILSLTGNVSMRDGAPFVHVHILLGDPQGKTVGGHLLPGTRLFACEVSIEELEGEELARAHDERTGLHLWTGGYLLENH